One Leptospira terpstrae serovar Hualin str. LT 11-33 = ATCC 700639 genomic region harbors:
- a CDS encoding SIR2 family NAD-dependent protein deacylase, with the protein MSLLKPDVIQRIRSARNLLFLTGAGISSESGIPTFRGEGGYWKTYKAEELATPEAFARHPEVVWEWYDWRRGICRETKPNDGHLTIAKWQFKSESVNLITQNVDGLHPRAGSKHLLEIHGNIFRARCTHCHAKFDLEEDGLGQPGLKYCIACESLLRPDIVWFGEGYDNRLLTKAWELSKVAHVVFVIGTSANVSVPSNLALTAVRNGALGIEINPETTSLTPSLQLHLGGKSGEILPEIFKEVFPDT; encoded by the coding sequence ATGAGCCTCCTTAAGCCAGATGTCATCCAGCGAATTCGTTCAGCACGCAATCTATTGTTTCTCACGGGAGCAGGGATTTCTAGCGAAAGTGGGATCCCCACCTTTCGTGGAGAGGGTGGGTATTGGAAAACTTATAAAGCCGAAGAACTTGCCACGCCCGAAGCCTTCGCGAGACATCCCGAAGTAGTTTGGGAATGGTATGACTGGAGACGGGGGATTTGCCGTGAAACAAAACCCAATGATGGCCACCTAACAATTGCAAAATGGCAATTCAAATCCGAATCTGTAAATCTCATCACACAAAATGTTGACGGACTCCATCCAAGAGCCGGTAGCAAACACCTATTAGAGATTCATGGCAATATATTCCGTGCACGTTGTACCCATTGTCATGCAAAATTCGATTTGGAAGAAGATGGGTTAGGCCAACCAGGATTAAAGTATTGTATAGCTTGTGAATCCTTACTAAGACCAGATATCGTTTGGTTTGGCGAAGGTTATGACAATAGACTTCTTACCAAAGCTTGGGAACTAAGTAAAGTGGCCCATGTAGTTTTTGTCATAGGAACGAGTGCCAACGTTTCGGTTCCCTCTAATTTAGCACTCACTGCAGTTCGTAATGGAGCCCTAGGGATTGAAATCAATCCAGAAACCACATCCCTCACTCCTTCCCTACAACTTCATTTGGGTGGGAAGTCGGGAGAAATCCTTCCTGAAATTTTCAAAGAAGTTTTTCCTGATACTTGA
- a CDS encoding DMT family protein, producing the protein MITIALLILSNIFMTFAWYGHLKYAKSSHMFYVILFSWGIAFFEYMLMVPANRIGYSVYKFEGFQLKIIQEVITIFVFILFATLFLGERLKWNYIVSFGLILLAGYFAFGFGNKSNGH; encoded by the coding sequence ATGATCACTATCGCTTTACTTATTTTATCAAATATCTTTATGACCTTTGCTTGGTATGGACATCTAAAATATGCCAAGTCTAGTCATATGTTCTATGTTATTTTGTTTTCTTGGGGAATTGCTTTTTTCGAATATATGCTCATGGTTCCGGCAAACCGAATTGGATATTCTGTTTATAAATTCGAAGGGTTCCAATTAAAAATCATCCAAGAAGTGATCACCATCTTTGTGTTCATTCTATTTGCGACCTTATTCCTCGGAGAAAGGTTAAAATGGAATTATATCGTAAGTTTTGGTCTCATCTTACTTGCAGGTTACTTTGCATTTGGTTTTGGAAATAAATCAAACGGACACTAA